The following proteins are co-located in the Myroides profundi genome:
- a CDS encoding HdeD family acid-resistance protein produces MANSFVKTVKDRIKNWYIPVIIGMLFIIGGMYMFSTPITAYASLTIIFSCMFLIAGISEIIFAFSNHDQLDGWGWLLFSGIIDVVLGVILIGTPTLSAVVLPIYVGFGLMFRSIRGMGTAFDLKNYGVKSWTTLFVFALLGLVFSFCMLWNLEFGAFTIVYWTAFSFILLGVYSLLFGFFLRRIKKYAGNVDKELLEQYERIQEEVRKRLHDK; encoded by the coding sequence ATGGCTAATTCATTTGTAAAAACTGTAAAAGATCGAATTAAGAACTGGTATATACCTGTAATCATTGGAATGCTTTTTATAATAGGAGGAATGTATATGTTTAGTACTCCTATTACAGCATACGCTTCATTAACTATCATATTTAGTTGTATGTTTTTAATTGCTGGTATATCTGAGATTATATTTGCTTTTTCTAATCATGATCAACTTGATGGTTGGGGATGGTTGCTTTTCTCAGGAATTATAGATGTAGTATTAGGTGTTATTTTGATTGGAACGCCTACGTTATCAGCTGTAGTTCTTCCTATTTATGTAGGTTTTGGTTTAATGTTCAGGTCTATAAGAGGAATGGGGACAGCTTTTGATCTTAAAAATTACGGAGTAAAATCATGGACTACTTTGTTTGTCTTCGCTTTATTAGGTTTGGTGTTTTCTTTCTGTATGTTGTGGAATCTTGAATTTGGAGCTTTTACGATAGTATATTGGACAGCGTTTTCATTTATACTTCTAGGAGTGTATAGCTTATTATTTGGTTTCTTCTTGAGAAGAATTAAAAAATATGCAGGTAATGTAGATAAAGAGCTTCTAGAGCAATATGAGAGAATTCAAGAAGAAGTTCGTAAAAGATTACATGACAAATAA